A stretch of the Bradyrhizobium arachidis genome encodes the following:
- a CDS encoding LysR substrate-binding domain-containing protein, translated as MDLRQLRYFIAVAEERSFTLAARRLNLSQPPLSQHIQTLEAELKTQLLHRTSRRVELTQAGEALLARGRAILQQIKLAEDEVQSIGAGLVGTLDVGATGSILRGRLAELLAAYRKIAPSVRTTVHEQAPALQIAALLNRTTNICLIRGVPTERGLTSKLAWREEVVLALPHAHPLAGRKRVALGELASEDHIVLDPNSSEFARYVQKCCVDAGFLPRVSQQVVDAQSMPSLIAAGFGVALVPQSIARFTTADIIFRPIRPSPPSADVFLVFREDETSMVVHNFIKLALRYLSRSKSLGQSSKKR; from the coding sequence ATGGATCTCCGCCAGCTCCGGTACTTCATCGCCGTCGCCGAGGAGCGCAGCTTCACCCTCGCCGCCCGGCGGCTGAACCTTTCCCAGCCACCGCTGAGCCAGCACATCCAAACGCTGGAGGCAGAGCTCAAGACGCAGCTTCTCCACAGGACCAGCCGCCGGGTCGAACTGACCCAGGCCGGCGAAGCCCTGCTGGCGCGAGGGCGCGCTATTCTCCAGCAGATCAAGCTCGCAGAAGACGAAGTTCAGTCGATCGGCGCTGGCTTAGTCGGAACGCTTGACGTTGGTGCAACGGGCTCCATCCTGCGCGGGCGGCTGGCGGAGCTGCTTGCCGCCTACCGAAAGATTGCTCCGTCGGTGAGGACCACGGTGCATGAGCAGGCGCCGGCACTGCAGATCGCAGCCCTCCTCAACCGCACGACCAACATTTGTCTTATTCGCGGCGTTCCGACCGAACGCGGCCTGACCAGCAAGCTTGCGTGGCGGGAAGAGGTTGTTCTCGCCCTGCCCCACGCGCACCCGTTGGCCGGGCGCAAGCGCGTTGCGCTCGGCGAACTGGCATCGGAGGATCACATCGTCCTCGACCCCAATAGTTCCGAATTCGCACGCTACGTCCAGAAATGCTGTGTCGATGCCGGCTTTCTGCCGCGGGTATCCCAGCAGGTTGTCGACGCCCAGTCGATGCCGAGCCTGATTGCCGCGGGCTTTGGCGTGGCGCTCGTGCCGCAATCCATTGCGCGCTTCACCACAGCCGACATCATATTCCGGCCTATCAGACCCTCGCCACCATCGGCCGACGTGTTTCTCGTGTTCAGAGAGGACGAGACGTCGATGGTCGTGCACAATTTCATCAAGCTGGCCCTTCGCTACCTAAGCCGGAGCAAGAGTCTGGGCCAATCCTCCAAGAAGCGCTAA
- a CDS encoding tripartite tricarboxylate transporter substrate binding protein, producing MAGKSGLLGRLRVFATAAALIATGLLALVPSMTVAQTYPNRPIRLLHGFAAGGAADTLARIVSEGLSKRLGQPVIVEAKPGAGGNIAAAAVANAAPDGYTLGLVTGAHAISGALYKTLAYHPTDSFEMVSTLVYYALVVAVRADHPAKTLPDLIALAKQKPDEISFGSVGFGSTHHLAGELLNTTAGIKMVHVPYRGDAPSATALLGGEVPVIVGTTVLLAGQIESGAIRGLAVTSPTRTGLLPNVPSVAEAGLEGYDVRTWAGLLAPKGTPADIVTRLNREVASMLGDPAVKKALETATGGEARGSTSEDMRILIRAEIAKWSKVIDEAKIPRID from the coding sequence ATGGCTGGGAAATCTGGTTTGCTTGGACGTCTGAGGGTGTTTGCGACAGCGGCGGCGCTCATTGCCACGGGGCTGCTTGCTCTGGTGCCTTCGATGACTGTCGCGCAGACTTATCCAAACCGCCCAATACGGCTGTTGCACGGTTTTGCGGCGGGCGGAGCTGCAGATACACTCGCACGTATCGTATCCGAAGGTCTTTCGAAGAGGCTGGGACAGCCGGTCATCGTCGAGGCCAAGCCCGGTGCTGGCGGAAACATTGCCGCGGCCGCGGTCGCGAACGCGGCTCCCGACGGCTATACGTTGGGACTCGTGACGGGCGCACACGCGATCTCCGGCGCGCTCTACAAGACGCTCGCCTATCATCCGACCGACAGCTTCGAGATGGTCTCGACGCTCGTCTACTATGCGCTCGTCGTTGCCGTGCGGGCGGATCACCCCGCGAAGACATTGCCGGATCTGATCGCACTGGCGAAGCAGAAGCCGGACGAGATCAGCTTCGGATCGGTCGGGTTCGGCAGCACCCATCATCTCGCGGGTGAGCTGTTGAACACGACCGCCGGAATCAAAATGGTGCATGTCCCCTATCGGGGCGACGCGCCGAGCGCGACGGCGCTGCTCGGCGGAGAGGTGCCGGTGATCGTCGGCACGACGGTGTTGCTGGCCGGCCAGATCGAGAGCGGCGCCATTCGGGGTCTTGCCGTGACATCACCGACGCGGACGGGGCTGTTGCCGAACGTGCCGTCGGTCGCGGAAGCGGGTCTCGAAGGATATGATGTGCGGACCTGGGCCGGGCTTCTGGCACCGAAAGGCACTCCGGCCGATATCGTCACCAGGCTGAACCGGGAGGTCGCCTCGATGCTCGGCGATCCCGCGGTAAAGAAGGCGCTCGAGACGGCGACCGGCGGAGAGGCGCGCGGCAGTACGTCCGAGGATATGCGGATACTGATCCGGGCCGAAATCGCCAAATGGTCGAAAGTCATCGACGAGGCCAAGATCCCCCGTATCGACTGA
- a CDS encoding fumarylacetoacetate hydrolase family protein, protein MKLLSFSEGRRESWGAVIGDAVLDLGKALPHYPTLADFIASDDFARRNEIVGAGRPGPGLSDIKFLPIIPRPEKIVCAVRNYLDHHNEAVAFGMKRELTGYPPIFLRVWRSQVGHDEPIIRPKVSDNLDWEGELAVVIGKAGRHISQSDAWAHVAGYSIYNDVSVRDWQRHAQQIASGKNFVGTGPFGPWLVTPDEIGDPTKLKIETRVNGTVMQVSDTSMLIFPIPRLIEYCSTIFDLVPGDVIATGTPAGVGFTRKPPIFLKPDDVVEVEVEKIGVLRNRVVDE, encoded by the coding sequence ATGAAACTGTTGTCGTTCTCCGAGGGCAGACGGGAAAGCTGGGGCGCAGTCATTGGAGACGCCGTGCTCGACCTCGGCAAGGCCCTGCCGCATTATCCGACGCTCGCGGATTTCATCGCGAGCGACGATTTCGCGCGCCGCAACGAAATCGTCGGCGCAGGGAGGCCGGGTCCGGGACTTTCGGATATCAAATTCCTGCCGATCATTCCGCGGCCCGAAAAGATCGTCTGCGCCGTCCGCAACTACCTCGATCATCACAACGAGGCCGTGGCCTTCGGCATGAAGCGCGAGCTCACCGGGTATCCGCCGATCTTCCTGAGGGTCTGGCGCTCGCAGGTTGGCCACGACGAGCCAATCATTCGGCCGAAGGTCTCGGACAATCTCGACTGGGAAGGCGAGCTTGCGGTGGTGATCGGAAAGGCCGGTCGCCATATCAGCCAGTCCGATGCCTGGGCGCATGTCGCCGGCTATTCGATCTACAACGATGTCAGCGTGCGCGACTGGCAGCGTCATGCCCAGCAGATCGCATCGGGCAAGAATTTCGTCGGCACCGGTCCGTTCGGGCCCTGGCTGGTGACGCCGGATGAAATTGGCGACCCCACGAAGCTCAAGATTGAGACGCGGGTCAATGGAACGGTGATGCAGGTATCCGACACGTCGATGCTGATCTTTCCGATCCCGCGACTGATTGAGTATTGCTCCACGATCTTTGACCTCGTGCCGGGCGATGTAATCGCCACTGGCACGCCGGCCGGCGTTGGCTTCACCCGTAAGCCGCCGATCTTCCTCAAGCCGGACGATGTGGTGGAGGTGGAGGTCGAGAAAATCGGCGTGCTCAGAAATCGCGTCGTCGACGAGTGA
- a CDS encoding Ldh family oxidoreductase has protein sequence MATDMVGIGSGTLQGFAAALLRAGGFTADQAEQTAAMLVWANLRGVDSHGVLRIPRYVEMVELGLINPAAEPRRVSGKGAVAVIDAQRAPGAVGMNLATQAAIELADVNGIGWCAVRAITHAGAIGYYVQQAARAGRVAIAMTASKPLMVYHGSKAEGVSTNPIAIAAPTSNPDRPLLLDMSTAAVAIGKIMAAKDAGQTIPAGWGVDESGRETTDPRKVKAVLPMAGPKGSGLSLMIEVLASVMVANPLISMALADGSDPGGNGLVAVLDPSAFGNNFTFDVDRLRTAIKALPLADGLDGVYLPGERGFEVMERRSRTGIPLAQGTRSRLVTLAKKLNVVAPEDLA, from the coding sequence GTGGCTACGGATATGGTCGGGATCGGCTCTGGCACGCTCCAGGGCTTCGCAGCCGCACTGCTGAGGGCAGGCGGATTTACGGCCGATCAGGCGGAGCAGACGGCGGCCATGCTCGTCTGGGCTAATCTGCGCGGCGTCGACTCGCATGGCGTGCTGCGGATTCCCCGCTATGTCGAGATGGTCGAGCTTGGTCTGATCAATCCAGCCGCTGAACCGCGCCGGGTCTCGGGCAAGGGCGCGGTCGCCGTGATCGATGCGCAACGTGCGCCCGGCGCCGTGGGGATGAACCTCGCAACGCAAGCTGCGATCGAGCTCGCGGACGTCAACGGCATTGGCTGGTGTGCGGTCCGCGCCATCACTCATGCCGGCGCGATCGGATACTACGTGCAACAGGCCGCTCGAGCTGGGCGCGTTGCGATTGCCATGACGGCGTCAAAGCCTCTCATGGTCTACCATGGATCGAAGGCCGAAGGTGTCTCGACCAACCCGATCGCGATTGCCGCACCCACCAGCAATCCGGACCGCCCCTTGCTCCTGGACATGTCGACGGCCGCGGTGGCGATCGGGAAGATCATGGCTGCCAAGGACGCCGGTCAGACGATTCCGGCCGGCTGGGGTGTCGACGAGAGTGGGCGAGAGACGACGGACCCGCGCAAGGTGAAGGCGGTCTTGCCGATGGCCGGCCCCAAGGGCTCGGGGCTTTCCCTGATGATCGAAGTTCTGGCCAGCGTGATGGTGGCGAATCCCCTCATCAGTATGGCGCTGGCTGACGGCAGCGATCCCGGCGGCAACGGCCTGGTTGCTGTGCTCGATCCCTCAGCCTTCGGCAACAATTTCACTTTTGACGTCGATCGTCTCCGCACGGCCATCAAGGCCCTGCCTTTGGCCGACGGACTGGACGGCGTTTATTTGCCGGGCGAGCGAGGTTTCGAGGTGATGGAAAGGCGATCGCGTACCGGGATCCCGCTCGCACAGGGAACGCGCTCGAGGCTGGTGACGCTTGCCAAGAAGCTGAACGTCGTGGCGCCCGAAGACCTCGCCTAA
- a CDS encoding alpha/beta hydrolase: MQEKLSFRSDGLKLSAVLHVPDARKSGQRLPAFIVLHGFVGSKDESHAEIQARMLEEMGYVALRFDFRSCGESEGERAQVRCFDQVADAKNALTFLAEREEVDPTRIGVVGHSFGAAVSVYSAGVDDRFACVISSCGWGDGERKFRGQHPTPEAWAKFTGLLEKGRKQKQETGKSMWISRFDAVPIPEHLRKNLSPKAIMEIPVETAWSMYNFRADEVVGNIAPRPILFLHTANDTITPTEQSIRMFEKAGQPAELVLITGTSHFPLAHEDAPRTKAIIKGWLDKFFPSPLGA; the protein is encoded by the coding sequence ATGCAAGAAAAGCTCTCTTTCCGTTCCGACGGGCTCAAGCTTTCCGCCGTTCTCCACGTGCCGGATGCGCGCAAATCAGGCCAGCGGCTGCCGGCTTTCATCGTGTTGCACGGCTTCGTCGGCTCTAAGGACGAGTCCCACGCCGAAATCCAGGCGCGCATGCTCGAGGAGATGGGATATGTGGCGCTCCGTTTCGATTTTCGCTCCTGTGGCGAAAGCGAGGGTGAGCGGGCACAGGTGCGCTGCTTCGACCAGGTGGCGGACGCCAAGAACGCACTGACATTCCTGGCCGAGCGCGAGGAGGTCGATCCCACGCGGATCGGCGTGGTCGGCCACAGTTTTGGCGCGGCCGTCTCGGTCTATTCCGCCGGCGTGGACGATCGCTTCGCCTGCGTAATCTCGTCCTGCGGCTGGGGCGACGGCGAACGCAAGTTCCGCGGACAGCATCCGACGCCCGAGGCCTGGGCCAAGTTCACCGGTCTTTTGGAAAAGGGCCGCAAGCAGAAGCAGGAGACGGGCAAGAGCATGTGGATCTCCCGCTTCGATGCAGTGCCGATCCCGGAGCATCTGCGCAAGAACCTCTCGCCCAAGGCGATCATGGAGATTCCGGTGGAGACGGCGTGGAGCATGTACAATTTCCGCGCCGACGAGGTCGTCGGCAACATCGCACCGCGTCCGATCCTGTTCCTGCACACCGCAAACGACACGATCACTCCGACGGAGCAATCGATCCGGATGTTCGAAAAGGCCGGTCAGCCGGCCGAGCTCGTCCTGATCACCGGGACCTCGCATTTCCCGCTCGCGCATGAGGATGCGCCGCGCACCAAGGCGATCATCAAGGGTTGGCTCGACAAGTTCTTTCCCTCGCCGCTGGGAGCCTGA